From a region of the Osmia lignaria lignaria isolate PbOS001 chromosome 10, iyOsmLign1, whole genome shotgun sequence genome:
- the LOC117610813 gene encoding transmembrane 7 superfamily member 3 isoform X1: MNRSFVRKLLIFLLLLANCVAAVKKLEVYDDDSVLEINLRNLRDSIPYIKQIYISPSSNVTLSITNISSNIAFYIVQIHAHLHPVTLSYDANYKTSIYGSNIGLYVKSTFNKVSTLFFKNEESYAIKAMLVIMGYNDKAPIPGGCNMEFETEIAPYAKVLTSDTMIVVDVQAASLPLINGTAQTCEKSPVTLEMYQVFLPEQDRSVETYFSYITSMLTASSIKEHGQEITSSVLSNPMRRIFNAYTGTGSVYVAVANYGKYSAAYVPALSYGCNPVGDPESCQVLNDSYSKFVCACCFFIGLFSVFCGHKCPIVDKTVPVFFTATIIGYIAAGQSITAGWVIGLVIAAVYGLCQHFLVFRLLLVLTLGSFFGCVAYFHFPESFIITQSDGAFWALFATIAVSVSIIKLILYSCTRGLLSCAIIGSYMIILPFDYYTGSALKYIIINIARRCTVSDFRFAIIQPPVQSKDITLIVLWTLLAIWRCLKGFSVPILCQPSNVESEETTHLLGEPTAPSAPSIPTLNSFSQSYHGYRGSHRGRKHSTYLHIMRHMLQCKVTRVCTRPKSPGTTKLLNDG, translated from the exons ATGAACCGCAGTTTTGTCAGAAAGCTACTAATTTTTCTATTActactggctaactgcgtagctgCGGTGAAAAAATTAGAAGTTTACGATG ATGACAGTGTGTTAGAGATAAATCTACGTAATCTACGTGACAGTATACCATACATCAAACAAATATACATTTCACCCAGTAGTAATGTAACTTTGAGTATAACAAACATTTCTTCCAATATTGCATTTTACATTGTTCAAATTCATGCTCACCTGCATCCAGTTACATTATCTTATGATGCAAATTATAAAACAAGCATATATGGATCAAACATTGGCCTTTACGTCAAGTCCACTTTTAATAAAGTATCAACATTGTTCTTCAAAAATGAGGAAAGTTATGCTATAAAGGCCATGCTTGTTATTATGGGTTACAATGATAAAG CACCCATACCGGGTGGATGCAACATGGAGTTCGAAACCGAAATTGCACCATACGCAAAAGTGCTTACATCGGACACTATGATAGTAGTCGACGTGCAAGCAGCCTCCTTACCCTTAATCAATGGCACGGCACAAACCTGTGAGAAAAGTCCAGTCACACTTGAAATGTATCAGGTATTTTTACCTGAGCAGGACAGATCTGTTGAAACTTATTTCTCGTACATCACGAGTATGTTGACCGCAAGCAGCATTAAGGAACATGGTCAGGAG ATAACGAGTTCGGTTCTTTCTAATCCGATGAGACGAATTTTCAACGCGTACACCGGAACTGGCTCGGTTTACGTCGCAGTGGCCAATTATGGTAAATATTCCGCCGCTTACGTTCCAGCATTATCGTACGGCTGCAATCCTGTAGGAGATCCAGAATCGTGCCAAGTTCTGA ATGATTCGTACTCGAAATTCGTCTGCGCCTGCTGTTTCTTCATAGGGCTGTTTTCGGTTTTCTGCGGGCACAAATGTCCTATAGTCGACAAAACAGTACCGGTATTCTTTACTGCAACGATAATCGGTTACATCGCCGCAGGAC AAAGCATTACGGCCGGTTGGGTGATAGGCTTGGTGATAGCAGCGGTGTATGGATTGTGCCAACACTTTCTAGTCTTCAGACTATTGCTTGTGCTCACATTGGGATCGTTTTTCGGTTGTGTCGCCTATTTCCATTTCCCAG aatccTTTATAATCACGCAAAGCGATGGAGCCTTTTGGGCATTGTTTGCGACTATTGCTGTTAGCGTTTCTATAATCAAACTAATATTATACTCGTGCACCCGTGGCCTTCTGAGCTGTGCCATAATTGGATCCTATATGATAATCTTACCGTTCGATTATTATACTGGATCTGCTCTGAAATACATCATCATAAATATTGCGCGAAGATGTACCGTTTCTGACTTCAGATTTGCCATTATCCAGCCTCCGGTTCAATCCAAAG ACATAACATTAATTGTATTATGGACTTTACTAGCGATTTGGCGTTGTTTAAAGGGTTTCTCAGTGCCTATTTTATGTCAGCCTTCAAATGTGGAATCAGAGGAAACAACACATTTACTTGGCGAGCCTACCGCGCCTAGTGCACCTAGCATACCAACTTTAAATAGTTTTAGTCAGAGTTATCATGGCTATCGTGGCAGCCATAGAGGCAGAAAACATTCaacatatttacatat TATGCGGCATATGTTACAATGTAAGGTAACACGTGTCTGTACGCGTCCAAAGAGTCCTGGGACGACAAAGCTGTTGAATGACGGATAG
- the LOC117610813 gene encoding transmembrane 7 superfamily member 3 isoform X2, which translates to MNRSFVRKLLIFLLLLANCVAAVKKLEVYDDDSVLEINLRNLRDSIPYIKQIYISPSSNVTLSITNISSNIAFYIVQIHAHLHPVTLSYDANYKTSIYGSNIGLYVKSTFNKVSTLFFKNEESYAIKAMLVIMGYNDKAPIPGGCNMEFETEIAPYAKVLTSDTMIVVDVQAASLPLINGTAQTCEKSPVTLEMYQVFLPEQDRSVETYFSYITSMLTASSIKEHGQEITSSVLSNPMRRIFNAYTGTGSVYVAVANYGKYSAAYVPALSYGCNPVGDPESCQVLNDSYSKFVCACCFFIGLFSVFCGHKCPIVDKTVPVFFTATIIGYIAAGQSITAGWVIGLVIAAVYGLCQHFLVFRLLLVLTLGSFFGCVAYFHFPESFIITQSDGAFWALFATIAVSVSIIKLILYSCTRGLLSCAIIGSYMIILPFDYYTGSALKYIIINIARRCTVSDFRFAIIQPPVQSKDITLIVLWTLLAIWRCLKGFSVPILCQPSNVESEETTHLLGEPTAPSAPSIPTLNSFSQSYHGYRGSHRGRKHSTYLHI; encoded by the exons ATGAACCGCAGTTTTGTCAGAAAGCTACTAATTTTTCTATTActactggctaactgcgtagctgCGGTGAAAAAATTAGAAGTTTACGATG ATGACAGTGTGTTAGAGATAAATCTACGTAATCTACGTGACAGTATACCATACATCAAACAAATATACATTTCACCCAGTAGTAATGTAACTTTGAGTATAACAAACATTTCTTCCAATATTGCATTTTACATTGTTCAAATTCATGCTCACCTGCATCCAGTTACATTATCTTATGATGCAAATTATAAAACAAGCATATATGGATCAAACATTGGCCTTTACGTCAAGTCCACTTTTAATAAAGTATCAACATTGTTCTTCAAAAATGAGGAAAGTTATGCTATAAAGGCCATGCTTGTTATTATGGGTTACAATGATAAAG CACCCATACCGGGTGGATGCAACATGGAGTTCGAAACCGAAATTGCACCATACGCAAAAGTGCTTACATCGGACACTATGATAGTAGTCGACGTGCAAGCAGCCTCCTTACCCTTAATCAATGGCACGGCACAAACCTGTGAGAAAAGTCCAGTCACACTTGAAATGTATCAGGTATTTTTACCTGAGCAGGACAGATCTGTTGAAACTTATTTCTCGTACATCACGAGTATGTTGACCGCAAGCAGCATTAAGGAACATGGTCAGGAG ATAACGAGTTCGGTTCTTTCTAATCCGATGAGACGAATTTTCAACGCGTACACCGGAACTGGCTCGGTTTACGTCGCAGTGGCCAATTATGGTAAATATTCCGCCGCTTACGTTCCAGCATTATCGTACGGCTGCAATCCTGTAGGAGATCCAGAATCGTGCCAAGTTCTGA ATGATTCGTACTCGAAATTCGTCTGCGCCTGCTGTTTCTTCATAGGGCTGTTTTCGGTTTTCTGCGGGCACAAATGTCCTATAGTCGACAAAACAGTACCGGTATTCTTTACTGCAACGATAATCGGTTACATCGCCGCAGGAC AAAGCATTACGGCCGGTTGGGTGATAGGCTTGGTGATAGCAGCGGTGTATGGATTGTGCCAACACTTTCTAGTCTTCAGACTATTGCTTGTGCTCACATTGGGATCGTTTTTCGGTTGTGTCGCCTATTTCCATTTCCCAG aatccTTTATAATCACGCAAAGCGATGGAGCCTTTTGGGCATTGTTTGCGACTATTGCTGTTAGCGTTTCTATAATCAAACTAATATTATACTCGTGCACCCGTGGCCTTCTGAGCTGTGCCATAATTGGATCCTATATGATAATCTTACCGTTCGATTATTATACTGGATCTGCTCTGAAATACATCATCATAAATATTGCGCGAAGATGTACCGTTTCTGACTTCAGATTTGCCATTATCCAGCCTCCGGTTCAATCCAAAG ACATAACATTAATTGTATTATGGACTTTACTAGCGATTTGGCGTTGTTTAAAGGGTTTCTCAGTGCCTATTTTATGTCAGCCTTCAAATGTGGAATCAGAGGAAACAACACATTTACTTGGCGAGCCTACCGCGCCTAGTGCACCTAGCATACCAACTTTAAATAGTTTTAGTCAGAGTTATCATGGCTATCGTGGCAGCCATAGAGGCAGAAAACATTCaacatatttacatat ATAA